TGGGCAGAGGAGAAGTGTCTGACCCGGGAGGCGGCACAACAGGCAGTTTGGGCCAAGGAGCCGGCGCGGAGGGTGGCCGCACTGGCGCAGGGGAGGGTTCAGAATCACGAGGCGGCGGCACAGAGGGCAAGGGGGGCAACGCCGGCACGGAGGTCTGAGCGGTTGGAAGCGGCCTCCCTGGAGCTGCCGGCGCACTGGAAACAGGTAAAGGCAGCGTCGGAGAATCTGCTGAGGCAGGACTCACATCCGGGGGCATCACGATCGGAGGCAAGGAGACATCCACGATAGCCGGACGCACGACGGCGGGAGCCGAAGGGTTCGATGCTATCGTTGGAGGTGGAGGCGGCACGACGGGAACGACCGGCAAAGCCGGAGCGGCAGAAGCAGGGGGAACGTGAGGCTCAGCAGGAGCGGCGAGCGGACCGTCGGCAGAAGTGGCCTGGACGCCCGGAATACCCCCCATCCGCCCGCTCTGCCCAAGGTCGCCCATTCCCCATAAGCATACTGCTGTGAAGCCTGCCAAAATGGACATCGGCGTGATCCCCCTAGTACGAGCTGGCGCTATCCCCCGTCCATCCTGCCAGCCAGTCTCGTCCTGCGCTGCCATAACGACTCCCCCGGCCACTGTCAACCAGATTCAGAGGTCGGATTCATGAGAGCGGAAATCCTCGCCATCGGTACGGAATTAACGACCGGCCAGACGGTGGATACCAACAGTCCCTGGTTAAGCCAGCGGCTGGCGGAGGTGGGAATACCAACCGGTTATCACACGATCGTACCCGATGAGCTGACCGACATTGTCGAGGCGTTACATATCGCCGCGGGGCGGGCCTCGCTTATCCTCATCAGCGGAGGATTAGGGCCGACACAAGACGATCTGACACGTGAAGCCCTGGCACAGGCCGCACAGGTTTCCCTCGTGGAAGACCCGGCAGCACTGGAGCATATACGCACCTTCTTTTCCAGCCGCGGCCGTCCCATGCCGGAGCGCAACCGCCAGCAAGCCCTGCGCCCAGAAAATGCCGAGTTGCTCCCCAATCCGATTGGAACCGCACCCGGCTTGTTTCTCCATCTCAGCCAGGCCCTAGTCTTTGCCCTGCCCGGAGTGCCGCGGGAATTGCAACTCATGTTCCAGGAGCAGGTCCGCCCTCGATTGCTGAAGCACGTCGGTAGTGCGGGTGTTATCCTGTATCGCAAGATCAACACCTTCGGCCTGGGCGAATCCGCCGTGGAGGAAAAAATCGCCGACCTGACGGCTCGCGGGCGCAATCCCGAAGTGGGAATCACCGTCAGCGACGCCGTGGTCTCCTTGCGGATCATCGCCCGTTACCCCACCTTAGCCGAAGCGCAGGCTCAAGTCAGCGCTACAGAATCCTTGATCCGGCAACGGCTGGGGGAGATCGTGTTCGGTGTCGAGGACGAAGAGCTGGAAGACATCGTCGTGCGATTGGCCCAGGAGCGGAAAGCCACCTTGGCGGCGGCGGAGAGTATCACGGGCGGGCTGGTAGCCCATCGCATTTGCCGGGTGCCAGGAGCTAGCCAATACTTTCGTGGCGGCATCGTGGCCTATACGGAGGAGATCAAGCATCAGGAATTGGGTATACCTTGGGAAATGCTCCGCGAGTTAGGGGCCGTCAGTGCGCCGGTTGCTCAGGCGATGGCGGAAGCAGTCCGGCGTCGCTTCGCTGCGGACCTCGCTGTGGCCACCACCGGCTTTGCCGGCCCTACGGGAGGAACGCCGCAAGAACCCATCGGCACCGCCTACGTCGCCTTAGCTAGCCAGCAAGGAACCGAGGTCGTGCGGCACGTCTGGAGCGGAGAACGCACGGAAATCATGAGCCGCACAGCCAAACTCGCCTTGAATCTCCTCCGGCTTCATCTTTTGAGACGTCCTACGAGTTGATAGCATTACGATCCACAAAATAGCAACAGGGTCGGATAGGGCCCATCCCACCTCCTTACCCTCG
This Thermogemmata fonticola DNA region includes the following protein-coding sequences:
- a CDS encoding competence/damage-inducible protein A, whose amino-acid sequence is MRAEILAIGTELTTGQTVDTNSPWLSQRLAEVGIPTGYHTIVPDELTDIVEALHIAAGRASLILISGGLGPTQDDLTREALAQAAQVSLVEDPAALEHIRTFFSSRGRPMPERNRQQALRPENAELLPNPIGTAPGLFLHLSQALVFALPGVPRELQLMFQEQVRPRLLKHVGSAGVILYRKINTFGLGESAVEEKIADLTARGRNPEVGITVSDAVVSLRIIARYPTLAEAQAQVSATESLIRQRLGEIVFGVEDEELEDIVVRLAQERKATLAAAESITGGLVAHRICRVPGASQYFRGGIVAYTEEIKHQELGIPWEMLRELGAVSAPVAQAMAEAVRRRFAADLAVATTGFAGPTGGTPQEPIGTAYVALASQQGTEVVRHVWSGERTEIMSRTAKLALNLLRLHLLRRPTS